GGTTTCGATTTGTGACTTGATAACAGCCACACGGTTAGCGATCGCTTCTGGGTTACCAGAACCTTCGACAATGACAGTACTGTCTTTATCGACTGAAACTTTAGCTGCTTGACCAAGTGCTTCAATGGTTGCATCTTTCAATTCCAAACCAAGATCGTCTGTAATGACTGTACCACCTGTCAAGATGGCAATGTCTTCTAGCATGGCTTTGCGGCGATCTCCAAATCCTGGTGCCTTGACAGCTACGACATTAAAGGTACCGCGGATCTTGTTCAAGACAAGTGTTGGAAGAGCTTCGCCATCGACATCATCAGCGATGATCAAGAGTGGACGGTTGCTTTGAAGAATGCTTTCCAACAATGGCAAGATTTCTTGGATATTTGAAATCTTCTTGTCAGTGATCAAAATGTATGGATTTTCAAGGTCTGCCACCATTTTTTCATTATCAGTGACCATGTATTGTGAAAGGTAACCACGGTCAAACTGCATTCCTTCAACGACTTCCAGTTCTGTCTCCATTCCACGAGACTCTTCAATCGTGATAACTCCATCTTTGCCAACTTTTTCCATGGCCTCAGAGATGTACTCACCGACTTTTTCAGAACGAGAAGACACAGCAGCTACTTGAGCAATCGCTTCCTTGCTCGATACTGGGATCGCATTGTTTTTCAAAGCTTCTACTGCTGTTGCAACAGCAGTCTCAATCCCACGACGGATGCCAATTGGATTAGCACCTGCAGTGACGTTTTTGATTCCTTCACGGACGATGGCTTGAGTCAAAACCGTTGCAGTTGTTGTACCGTCACCTGCGATATCATTGGTCTTAGAAGCCACTTCTGACACCAATTTAGCACCCATATTTTCAAAATGGTCTTCCAATTCGATTTCTTTTGCGATGGTCACCCCATCATTTGTGATCAAGGGTGAACCAAATGATTTTTCAAGAACCACATTGCGACCTTTAGGGCCCAACGTAACTTTCACTGTATCTGCTAAGACATCGACACCACGGACCATTGCAGAACGTGCATCAGATGAAAATTTAATATCTTTTGCCATTTCTCTTACCTCTTTCTTCTCTTACTCTACAATTGCAAGAATGTTTGCTGTTCCAACGATGGTGTAGGTTTCTTCCCCATCTTTAACTTCAATTCCTGCATGGCTTTCAACCAAAACGTGGTCTCCTGCTTTTACAGCTGGAGCAATGAGTTCGCCACTTAGGGTACGCACACCTTCGCCAACGGCCACTACTTCAGCTGTTTTTGTATCGGCCTTGCTCGCACCTGCGAGGACAAAACCTCCAACAGTCTGTTCTTTTTCTTCTACTTTTAAGACCACACGGTCTCCTAATGGTTTTAACATGTTCATTCCTCCATACGTGTTTTTAGCACTCTCTATACGTAAGTGCTAACTTATGTTTCTATTGTATCACTTGGTCAGAAATAGTCAAGAAAAAAACACCTCAAAAATAGATGAGATGTTTCTAAAATATCAATTTAAAATTGTCAATTTTTGATTGAAATCGTCGATCACTTTTTGAAGATTGATCCGCCCGCGGTAGATGCCATATCCAAAAACAATCATGCCTAAAATTCCAACCAAGGCTAGTAAAATCCCGAGGATCAAGAGTGGGAGGAAACTTTTGTGAAAGAGATAGATCAATACCACACCAATACTGGCAATGATAAAGAGTAAGCTGAACCAACGACCAAGGTTTTCAAGCATGTGGCGTTGGTACTTGATTTCTGTTTCATATCCATTGACAAGTTCTTGTTTTGTAACCATGGGATTCCTCCTTATAAAAATTGAGAATGAAGTGCAAGTAAAGGAGGTCAATTCACTTCATTCTCAAAAACTCCTACTAGCAAATTCGTTTTTTCTTTTCCTTAGTATTTAAGATGTGGGTCGAAGATACCAAGGGCAACACCGATCAAAGCAACTACAACGAGAAGTAACATGACTTTGTTTGGTGAAATTTTTTTCTTAGACATCAACCACCAGCAAAGAGTGATGAAGGCTGCTGTCAAGAGACCTGGATAAACACCATCGATCTTTTCTTGGATGTTCAAGAAGACTTTTCCTTCAGAATTCTTGAATTGAAGGGCTGTTGTAACAGATACCCAAGTAGCTGCTACGGCACCGATAACCATACCACCGACAACGCTGATCGCTTTACGAAGAGCTTGTCCTTTTGGTCCTACAAGGAATTCAACGGCTTTATCCCCTAATTGGTAACCTTTGAAGAAGGCAAAGCGCATACCAAAGTAGACTAAGAGGTTCCATACGACGATGTAGAAGAGAGCACCAGCGACGTTACCACCTTTAGAAAGACCAAGGGCAATCCCTAAGAGAACTGGGATCAAGGTACCAACAACCAATGAGTCACCAATACCAGCGATTGGTCCCATCAAACCGGCACGCATACCGTTGATGGTTTCGCCATCCACTGCATCTCCGTTTGCACGCGCTTCTTCCAAACCAGCTGTGATCCCTACAACAAGAGATCCAAGTTGTGGTTCAGTGTTGAAGAAGGCCGTATAGGTTTGCATAGCATCCTTTTGTTCCTCTTTTGTGTCATACATTTCTTCTACGATTGGAAGCATAGAAGTCAAGTACCCGAAGGTTTGCATATGTTCTTGAGAGAAACAAGTCAAATGACCATAATACCAATGATGGAATGCTTTTGCTAATGTTTTCTTTGAAATTTTCTTTCTATCAGCCATTTTAAATATCCTCCTCATCATCGTCTAGATCCACCGCTCCAGCCGGAGCAGCTTTCATCGATTTGATCACT
The DNA window shown above is from Streptococcus sp. S1 and carries:
- a CDS encoding PTS system mannose/fructose/sorbose family transporter subunit IID; translated protein: MRRIFKMADRKKISKKTLAKAFHHWYYGHLTCFSQEHMQTFGYLTSMLPIVEEMYDTKEEQKDAMQTYTAFFNTEPQLGSLVVGITAGLEEARANGDAVDGETINGMRAGLMGPIAGIGDSLVVGTLIPVLLGIALGLSKGGNVAGALFYIVVWNLLVYFGMRFAFFKGYQLGDKAVEFLVGPKGQALRKAISVVGGMVIGAVAATWVSVTTALQFKNSEGKVFLNIQEKIDGVYPGLLTAAFITLCWWLMSKKKISPNKVMLLLVVVALIGVALGIFDPHLKY
- the groES gene encoding co-chaperone GroES gives rise to the protein MLKPLGDRVVLKVEEKEQTVGGFVLAGASKADTKTAEVVAVGEGVRTLSGELIAPAVKAGDHVLVESHAGIEVKDGEETYTIVGTANILAIVE
- the groL gene encoding chaperonin GroEL (60 kDa chaperone family; promotes refolding of misfolded polypeptides especially under stressful conditions; forms two stacked rings of heptamers to form a barrel-shaped 14mer; ends can be capped by GroES; misfolded proteins enter the barrel where they are refolded when GroES binds), coding for MAKDIKFSSDARSAMVRGVDVLADTVKVTLGPKGRNVVLEKSFGSPLITNDGVTIAKEIELEDHFENMGAKLVSEVASKTNDIAGDGTTTATVLTQAIVREGIKNVTAGANPIGIRRGIETAVATAVEALKNNAIPVSSKEAIAQVAAVSSRSEKVGEYISEAMEKVGKDGVITIEESRGMETELEVVEGMQFDRGYLSQYMVTDNEKMVADLENPYILITDKKISNIQEILPLLESILQSNRPLLIIADDVDGEALPTLVLNKIRGTFNVVAVKAPGFGDRRKAMLEDIAILTGGTVITDDLGLELKDATIEALGQAAKVSVDKDSTVIVEGSGNPEAIANRVAVIKSQIETTTSEFDREKLQERLAKLSGGVAVIKVGAATETELKEMKLRIEDALNATRAAVEEGIVAGGGTALVNVISAVAALELEGDEATGRNIVLRALEEPVRQIAHNAGYEGSIVIDRLKNAEVGTGFNAATGEWVNMIDAGIIDPVKVSRSALQNAASVASLILTTEAVVANKPEPAAPAGPGMDPSMMGGMM